The following nucleotide sequence is from Bacillota bacterium.
GAAAGCAATCCGCGTTCCCAACCTCAGGGATTCATCCAGGAGGCGTTCAAATTCATCCAGCTGTTGTTCATCGATGTGGGAAAAGTTGTCCTTCCTGTCTCCGTCCCTATTTTTCGATTGCAAAGACAGTTCCATCCGGTGTTCGTGGAGCATCATCCGGCTACACAAAAATTGGTTGTAGATCTTCTTGCTCATCTTTCATGCCCCCCTATTCTCGTGGAGGATTCCAGAAAACAACCCCCCGAAGCGAGCGATGAAAGGCGGAATATGGCGGTTGGCCCGTAACGCTGCCTTATTTCATCCATGGCTTTTCCCAGTTTTCTCTCTTTCTCCCTGTTTCCCAAAAAAGAGAGTTGTATCCGGTCTACATCCACGAGCTGCGAAAGAGAGACTCCCAGTCTGCGGATTGCCCTTCCATCCCAGTATGTTTTGAACAGTTTCAGGAGCGGGGAGTAAATGTCCATCGTCCGGGCGCTGGGTTCAGGCAATGTCCTTTGACGGGAAAAACCCGAGGGCGCATCAAAATCGGCCCCCTGGCAGTAGAGGTGTACAACCCGGGCAGCCTTGTGTATAGCTCTTGCCCGGTAACAGGTTTCTTCCGCCAGCTCGAGCAGAACTGTCTCGATCTCCTCTATCTTCCTGTAGTCCCGGGGCAGGGTCATGGAGTGGCTTACCCCTTTCTGTTCTCCGGCAACCGTGGTCAGAATTTTTGAATAGTCAATGCCATGGGCATTGAGCCACAGGATTTCCCCGTTCGCTCCCCAGCGGCGCCTGAGGGTTTCCCGGGACAGAAGGGCAAGGTGTCCGATATTTCTGATTCCCATACGCTGCAGATTGTAATTCATCCGTTTTCCCACACCGAAAAGGTCGCTGATCGGCAGGGGCCAGACGAGGCGGGAATAATTCCGGGCAGATAATTCAAAAACGCCTTCCTCGTTTTTTTTGGCAAAGCGGTCGCAGGCCATCTTGGCCTGGAGCAGATTGCTGCCGATTCCTATCCTGGAATTGATGCCGGTTTCTTTGCGGATAGCCTCGATAATGGAAAAAGCCATCGTATGCGGGTCACCAAACAATTTTTCACAACCGGTGATATCCAGAAACTGTTCATCTATGGAATAGGGAAAAAGACGGTCAGTAAATTGCGAAAGTATATCGGTGATGGCCAGGGAGATGTCGATATAAAGTTTCATATGCGGTTTCACATAAATGATGTTGGGGCAAAGGCTTCTACCTTCCCCCGCCCACATTCCTGTCCTTATCCCCCATGCTTTGGCCTCCTTGTTTGCCGCCAGAATGATGCCCCGGCGCTGTTCCGGATCCCCGCATACGGCTACCGGTTTTCCGCGCAAGGAAGGATTGGCGGCAATTTCTACACTGGCATAGAAAGATTCCATATCGACAAGTAAAATTTTTCGTTCTTTCATTTGATGGCCATGCCCCCGCAATCACAATATATGGAACATATGTTCGTGTATAGAATATAACATAACTTTTCCCGCAAGGAAAGGGGGTCATCTTTTCCGGGGTTTTATTGATCGGGAATACAATAACACCCTGGCCCGGTTTCCCGCCCCGGTCCGGGGGCATTCCTTTCATTTATCAAACTGAAAGCATGGCAGAAGGGAACCTTGTTCATTTTGAGGCAGAATCCTCCCGCGGCCGGAATGGCACCACCAGGTCGAGGATCGGGGTACAAAAAAACTCCCCTTCCGATGAAGGGGAGTTTTTATTTTA
It contains:
- a CDS encoding DNA polymerase IV, yielding MKERKILLVDMESFYASVEIAANPSLRGKPVAVCGDPEQRRGIILAANKEAKAWGIRTGMWAGEGRSLCPNIIYVKPHMKLYIDISLAITDILSQFTDRLFPYSIDEQFLDITGCEKLFGDPHTMAFSIIEAIRKETGINSRIGIGSNLLQAKMACDRFAKKNEEGVFELSARNYSRLVWPLPISDLFGVGKRMNYNLQRMGIRNIGHLALLSRETLRRRWGANGEILWLNAHGIDYSKILTTVAGEQKGVSHSMTLPRDYRKIEEIETVLLELAEETCYRARAIHKAARVVHLYCQGADFDAPSGFSRQRTLPEPSARTMDIYSPLLKLFKTYWDGRAIRRLGVSLSQLVDVDRIQLSFLGNREKERKLGKAMDEIRQRYGPTAIFRLSSLASGGCFLESSTRIGGHER